GCAGATGAACCTCTGAATATCCCCATAggcttttctccacagctgacagAGAGAAAGGCTAACTATAGCCACAGTGAGAGGCAGGGAACAGCCGTGCTGCTAAAACACACGCATGCTCTTTCAAGTGATTTTCTTTTCCTATAGAGGGGATGTAGGTGCAGATGCTGCAACCTGGCTGCTCACCTGCACACTTGAAGCTCTGAACCGTGAGCCCTCTCTCCAGAGACAGTGTGGTCAGGATGCTCAGGAAGCTGGTGGTCACAGACTGCCGCTTGCTCTTTCGGAGGTCACTCCCAAAGGGCCGAGCTCCAGGCTTGTTCCTGAGCGTCACCTGTGGGTTCTGAGTCAAACTTCGGGTAGCATTGGCCGCTGCTTTCAGCGCCTCCATCCACTCCTGGGCCCGCTGCCGCGTCTCTGCGCGCAGGCGCAGCACATCCTGGGGAAAAATGACCTGAAAGCAAGAGTCACAGCCATCCTGAGTATCTGTCTGCACCGACAGGCACACATCCACGTTGTAGCTCAGCAGGGGATCTTCATCAAGCCTACCAGGCTGGAATGCCATGAGATAAGACCTGTTCAAGACAAAAGTAAATGCCTTCCAGTTATTCTGGACAGTTAGTCTGTAAAGAGTCCCTGATTTCAGAATATTTTGGTACTCTTTAGTGTTTTCAGTCAAATTCATGGATAGGAAGAGTTCCATAGGCTTCTCTAACACCCCATTAGTTTGAGAAAGGTCACTGTTATTTTCAGGCTTTGGCACATTCTCCAGTTTCTCCTGCTGTCTTGTAAAAGCCGGCCCAGAAGCATGCACCGCTTCCCAAAGTTTCTGTCCCCAGTCCAAAGTCTCCCAGGAGGACTCTGCCTTGAGCTGTAGCTGTGAGCTGTCTGACAGGACAGTGTCCACCACCTTGGTTTCCATGCCACCAGTGACAGCGACCCTTTGAAAACGCATGAGTGGATAGACGGTGGGAAGGGTCTGGTTGCCGCTGCTGTCCAGGCAATACAGGTACAGTTTGTACTGAGAGAGTTCAGCGTAACAGGTTTGCCAGTAGCTGTCATTGTCTCTTCTGACTTCCAAGTATCCCTTCTTCAGAAGATTTGAGAACACTGTCTTGtgttctggaggaaaaaaaattagaatattacaattatttttttaattgtctcAAATTACTGCATCATTCTGGCTTCTCCATCTCTCCTACCCATACATGGCATATCTGAAGACAGGATGACAGAAAGAATCTTAATGTAATAATTATTAAACACAAGCCCTAACTCTACTTTTGAGCCACCGAGAATACAGCACGTTTTTACCCAGAGGTATCAAAACACCTTACAAAAAGGAACAAAGAAACAGAGGGACAGAAAGACAGAGCAATTTTCCTGAGAAAGCAATTATCCAGGATGACAATGGCAGAGCAACAAAACACTGCAGGTCTCCCAGAACTTAGTCTAGAAGTGGACAATGCTATCAAGTAATCTATTGCCAGCTAAAATAAGATTTTGACAGTGAAAAAcacataaaaattaaaaacaccTTACCCTCTCTTTCCTGCTCCTTCCCAGACTCAACTTCATGTTTTCACACACACCACCTCTGCCTCCCTCATCTTAAGCAGCTCAGAGGCAAAGGGCATAGTGGCATCTgctcagctcctctctgctgctccttccttctcacacctttcccctgctccagcatggtcctctccaggggctgcagtcCTTCAGGTTAAATGTAGCCCTGCACGAGCTCTCAGTGGCTGCAGTTCCTTCAGGAAATCTCCACATTCTCCAGCGTGCAGGGAGATCCTGCTCCACCACGTTGtcccaggggctggagcacattCTCATCCTCTGACCCTCAGCTGCTCTTgacacagctgccagtgctgtcccTTCCTGGGATGTGTTCTGCCAAAGAGGCCCCACCTTGGCTGATGGGCACAGCTGTGTCCTGAGGAGGGGCTGCTGAAACAGCCCTGCTTACAGCACCTGGCACCTGCACTGATCCAGTGAATGCAGACCTGTGCCCAACACAGCACTTTCCTACCACATTCCAGCATGACCTGGGACTAGAACATTCTGTGCAGCTCTGCTTACTCCAGAGTTTTGCCAATTTATGAGAATCAGGTTCAGGAGTAACAGATATgaccaaaaatgaaaagtaagagGCTGCCCAGAAGGATTCAAACACACACATCTGAGCATCTCAGCACTTCAGGTGCTTTGGAGCAGATCACAAAACCCAGCCCAAGGCAAAGTCAAGAGGAATCTTCTTCATCCACAGAACATCAGCCATGCACAAGTCACTCCAAGCACTAAAGTGATACAAATTTAAAAGGAATTATCTAAAGCATTTCTGAGTTTTAAAACAAAGTTTCCATATAAAATTTGTTCCAAAATTTTGCACCACTTCAGCCACCACAGGCAAGATTCATATTTTCACCTTGGGCTAGGCATGTGGCTCTAGGCAATTTTTGTTGTTCCCTGTATCAATTCAGAGGCATTCACTGCTACACTGTAATACCAACTGTACCACTTGGCACCCCAAAACAACGCAGGCCTGAGGAATAAATTCCCATTTGAGTTCTACTTCACCCTTCCATTAAGGGTACCTGTGCTGAGTGATGACTGACTAACAGTGACAGAATTAGCAGACACAAGTAAAGGTTTCTGCCTCGAATTGTCTATCTCCCTTAGAGCCTGCTATTCCTGGCACAGGAGCAAGGTAGCCACCTGGAAACAGCTCCTCATCCACTGCCCAGCAAATTGGGTCACAACAAAATCAGCATCAATTGACTTTAACACAGCATCACAGACCACAGCAATACAAGAGCTGGTCTACTCAACATTTCCACCctagggttgacagcctttacaGCCTTTGAAACAGGGAGGCATGGAACTGGAGGCATAAAACATTTTCAGCATCTCAGCTTAACCAGTTACACttatgttaacaggccacactcTAACAAGCTTTAGACATCATCTCTGAGTATACTGAGGATGCCTGCAACACAGAGCTAAAAGAACAGAAACATCTGAACTGGATGAAGCTTCGAAACAAAACCAGGCCTGTATAGAAACTACATCCCCATCTGTACTGGGCTTCCCAGCTAATATGGCCAAGATTGCTGGCTAGACTGCTCTAACCACTGCTGGATAAGGGGTGAGTCTGTCTGTCCTCCTAGAGCATAAGGAGAGTCAGGGACTCATGAGTATTTGAGGAACTTACTATCCAGGGGCTTCTGATAGCAACTGGGGCAGCCTTGGGCTGTACCCTTCATTCTAAGAAGATGCTCCTGCCTTTGGCTGCAAGTACTCCTGTAGCTAATGCTCAGTTTCTTCTATGGGCAAGAGAAAGAATCAGAATAGCAGCAGTGTAAAAGCTTTTGCCAGCTCTTCAGCAAAGACCAGCTTTTAAGGATTTATAAGGATTAAGCAGACAAGCTCCAGTTAAACTTAATGAACATACATGAAAATTAATTGTTTGACATCCTTAATGTTGGTATGGAAATCTCAtgggggttaaaaatgggggaaGGACGCTACCTTGCAGCCACCCTAATAAAAAGGAGGCACTTAGGTTTCACCTTGACAGCCCAGCCTCAGCTTCCCCATTTACCCACATCCTCAGAACAGAGCCTGCATTTAACTCCATGCTCAAAGGACTCCATCTAGAGAGATTTCCTGCAGATAGGGCAAAAACCATAACTATTTCAAAAACTGCTATTTTGGCACTAGGTCTAAAAAGGTCAGTATAACTATACCTTGCATATCAATAAACTACTGGAGGATATTTCAGCTAAATATGAAAACTGAAAGCCTAATCTATAACCCAAAATGGTAGAGAAAAAGCACACTTTGATAGCCCAAATGGATAGATGTGCACACACATGGACACACTGAAAGAGAACCAATTTTGTTCATCATACATCTCTGGCCCTGACATTCATTAGTATTTCTGCACTAACTCAAAAGCCATTAATTTCTCTGAAACCCACACTAATCCCTTTGTAGTGCAGATAATGGACAGCCATTCTAGAGTCATCTTCCCTTTCTATTAATCCAATCAGGGAGGCAGCGCTTCTGCAGCTCCAACTGCAATCTCTCTCACTTCCATCAAGAACAGATGACTGTTCGAGCTTCTGCATAATAAGACAACTCATAACCTTCCCCCAGCCACCCCTCCTTCATCCACACACAGGTCTGCTTATCTTTTGTTGAGTTAGAGAAAGGCTATCTCTCCCTGTCTTTCACAGAGGCACCCCCCTCTCCCTCCTTCACTCCACTCCTTCCCTTCAAGCTCTGTGAAATCGGCTCCAATGGCTCTGCTCAAACTGGGACAGAACCAGCAGCCACCTTGATTAACATTCAAATGCCTCGTATTGTTTAGGTCAGGGCAATAGATGCTGGCAGAGACAGGTTGAATTCGTATGCTGAACATACACACACATCTCACAGCTCTGctcctttatctcttccacatgcACTGTGCCAGATAATACCTTTTTACTCAGAGAGCAAATGGTACCATCTCTCTATCCACCTTCCAAACAGAAACTGCATCTCTTTTCCTCCTTATGGAGACAGGCAGAGTAAATTGaagaagagtaaaaaaaaaaaaaaaaaggaaataatcacAGTAAATGGCTCACATCTGAGCCATCTGGAGTTATAATTTCAAGGAAAGAGGTGGAAGAAGGCAGAGAAAAAACAAGAGAGTCtcagcagctgggacagagcaATATCTTCCTCAGCATCTCTCCTCTCCATTGGGAAATGCCCCCTTGTCCCAGATAGGAAACCTGCACATTGCACTGAAACCAGGCCAGCCTAGCACCCCACCACCACTGGCCACACTTGGGGCAGCTGGTGCAACCAGCACCCCAGAGATAGAGACCAAAAGTTGTGCCAGCATGTCCAGAAGATACACACTCCAGAACAACTGGCTGTACTTGCATCTCAGCTGGCATGGCAGGAAAGCTCACTCTGTTTTTCCACCACTGAGGCATTTCTAACAACAGTCATTCCAAGTAACTTGGAAAAGAGCAGAAGCAGAGATGCCCAGtttgtgaggagtttgagggggCACTCCTCTCTGAATTCTCTAGTGCTTAGTAAGCGATGAGTGTAAGTTACAGAGTTTTTGCCAGTAGTTTTCCTCTCAGATTTTTAAAAACTCAACATTTTTACAAAACATGTTTGGGACCTAAAATGCTCTCAAATTAGGTTGGGCTAGTCACCTTCTTGGTGGGATTTGCTGGATCACGGACAAACTGTGCCTCAGATCCACAATGTTCACTATCTTCCTATTTAAAAATACAGTCTTTTCCTCCCACCCATTTTCCCTCCTGGGTCTGCAGATACGTATCCTTCAGTTTGTCAGTGTGCAGGTGCTCAACACAGTGACAGCTCTAGAGTTCTCCAAGCTCACAGGCAAAGCAGGCAAACAAAACAGCTAGCTGGAAAAAGTACTGAAGCACCCACACTGTCAGGAGTGGCAGTGTTTGAATAACACCCACATGGCCATCAAGCCGTGCTGTGTTTAAAACACTGTGTTTTAAAAATCCAAGCCAAGCTTCACTGTATATTACAGAAGCAGTATTCTCTCTTTGTCTGCCAGGCCACATGCCCAGAAATACAAGAGCCTGCCTTGAATTTGCTAACAACTTCTGTCTTTGCTAGCTCTGCTTCCTGCTTGTGTCCCATAGCACAACAGGGTTTATTTCTAGCACGAGTTCTTTCACTAGCAGGCCAAAGATATTGCCCCAAAAGGCACAGCTTCTTTTCAGGTCCTTTTCTTTCTCAGCACATGGAAAGGATTCAGTGTCATTTTATTTGTATTATGGTTTAGTGGTAGAatcagcagtgctgggttaacagctggaGGAGATAATCTTAAAGGTTTTTcctaacctaaatgattctatgattctataaaagAGCAAGCAGTAGGAAGAGAGAAGCCCACAGTAATGGGTACACTACGACAGTAAGGAAATAAAACAGTGAAGAGTTCACATATGCAGTAACTGGGACAGCTCTGGAGGACTGGGAGACCTCTGCAGGCTCCAGAAGGAAGTCCTTTACAGCACTGAGGACTGACAGGAGTTGCTGAAGGTCCTCTCAGTATCTCACAGCATTCATTTATTTGGATTAAAACTCTGAAAAGGGATGTCTTCTAAGGATGCAACCACTATGACCCCTTCAACAACTGCAGTAGGTTTTATCCAATCTCTAAATACATTCTTCAGTCTTTTCTGGAGAATAATTAGTAGCCACAGACACACGTCTGTAAAACCTACTTTCTTGCTTTTGCACCTCTCTTTTCAGGTCAGCTCACAGTAGCAGCAAACTCTTTGTGAGGCTCTCTTGTAAACACAGAGGGAAGAAATAGCACAGCTACCTTGTAAAACCTGCACAGCTGCTGAACAGAACAGGTAAAGGAAACAGGTTTAAAAGGGATATTTTCAGAGCACAGGAGCTCTCCTTTCTAAAGAAGGTACCCCTGCCTTCCAACATTCCATAGAGAAAGCTCTTGGAGGGCACACAGCAAGCACTGACTACCTCCAGAAGTGGGTCCTTGGAATTTcatattacagaatcacagattaaGCTTAAAACACTATCAGGGACATGTACAGACCTTCAATGGCTCCATTTAAAGGGAGTTTCTGTGAGCATATGAAGTTGTTACACATCAAACCCAGGAGATGCCCAGGATACAGCTGACAAAAACGAGGAGCTCTGTCTCCACACTTGAGAGTGCATTTCTATTCTGCATCCTTTCCACAGAAAGATACAGAACAGAAACTCCACTCTACAAGAAGCAATATATCTCCCTAGACAAAAGTAACAGCAAGTGCACTTGCCTTTGTCACCCTTCTTTTTCTACAGCAACTATGTCACAATATAACACAACGTGTTTTTACCTATATATACACTTATATATACACTTAAACATACTTACatgttatatatatttatacacacacatcTCCCCCCACACTAACACTTAGGCACCTGCTTTCCATGTTCTAATATAGCTGACTTAGCTGGAAAACCCAACACAAAAAGTTTCTTTTAACCCTAAACAGACCACCTATTCCTAACTGGAGTCAAGCCACCATGTGCATACAAGCACCCTTTCACAATCCCTTGATTTTTAGTTAAACCCTACCTTTATTTAGATTACAAAAATCTTTGTGGCACTAGCTGCTGTTTCTCTCTGTAAGTGCCTGGCCCATTGCTGGCATCTACAAAATAAATCATGGAGATGTAGACACTGGGTCAGTGTTTCCAAAGCCCTGAGCACCtcttcagtgcagtgcttgggaaAAGGAAGAATACCACTTGCTGAAACACCGCTTCGTATGGCTCACTGGAGATGCCTGCCTCAATCTGATAACAACACCTCCTGTGCCCCACACAATGCTGGCAGGAATGCCTTCATATTGACAATTTGACTGCTTTAGCTTCTCTTACTTGCTTATGGAGTGAAAATTCAGCATCATTTAAAGAAAGAGAGCAGAGATCTTTGGGCCTTACAGTAAAGCTCTGTACGTCTGCCCTCTTTTTAATGGCTGCTCTTTCACTTTATGAAAACTGCTTTTGTTTGGATTTGCCATTCTTCCAAAAGCTTTAACATTCAAAGCTTTTTTTTAAGTTTGGGAAATCATTCAAGGAAATGATCAGAAATACATagcaaataaataattttgtcCTGAGTCAAACTGAATAGGACAGAAGCAAAAAGTAAAACAACTTTAGATATTTAAACTATAAAAAAGAACAGGAATCAAGGTAAGTTCAAAATATTATCCTTAGGCAGGCAAACACAGAGTTAAATCAGTATGGCTCTTTTGTCTTTGATGTATCTTCGTTTAAGAGTTACCTCACAGCTAGATTGTGAgtaggttttttgtgtttttttaacaTTCAGCTCCTCTTTCAAGACAAATATTAAAATCAGATAGGAAACTCCTCATATAAACACAAACAAAGCAGCACCACAAACCTGTGTTTCCTTGGATATCCCCTCCGTTGGTTAGGGCCAGGTAGGAAAGCAGAGCACAGTTATTGTcctgcccaggtgcaggtggctgctgcagggaggtgCCTGTGAAGACCACTCTCCAGTTCACGTGGCTGATGTCAGAGCGCGACCTGTTGTGACCTGGTTTGAACATGGAGGCTTCCTCATTCTGCACCAGGATGTCATTCACTGAGCGAGGCCTGTCCCTCCGCCGCTGGCAGATCTTGAAGATATTAAAAGCTGTGGtgtccccttcccctgcccaAGCAAGGTTGTCAGCAGCTGTTCCCCTCTGCACCATGCACTGGTCTTTGGCAGGGAACACTGTCTGAGCTTTGGTTTCCAAGAGGCCATTTTTGCAGTGATCCCAGATGAGGCTACTTTTGGCTAAGGAAGTGACGTTCCTCAGGTTCCTGCTCTCTGTTATCTGATCGAATACCTCATGCCCAACCAGTTCTGGGACCTCCTGTACACCATACACCTCAGAAGGCTGCACAATCTTTTCAAGCTTAGTATCAAAACTATTGAAAAAGTCTTCAGTCACTTCCAAGGCAGGGCTAATGTCATCCACTTCAAGAGCCTCCAtgtcctgtgctgctgtgggctcAAGGCGGCGCGATGAGTTAAGAAGATACCACATCAACATGGACCCAAAGACCTGCTTCACATCTATCCTTGGCACACCATTAACTTGGATGTGGTGGGCAAACACAGTCACCAACTCCAATCCATAGTGGTAGGAAGTAACCAACTCAATTTGTCTTCAGAGGGAAGATCTAACACCCACTGACCAAGTAGGCTATGGTCCCGGTCTCATGGGGATGAAGAGTACCtgtaaagaaaagcaaaacatcaCATCAGGAAGAGTCTATTCCCAGGTAAATATGTGTAATCACATCACTCCTTTCACAGTCATAATCCCCTTCGTTTAACTTTCTCCTTCAATTGGCACCAAAATCACTGTGCATGAAGAAACCCTTTGTGTTTCTGTTGTTCACTCTGTGTGAACTCTGTGTATAATCACTTTTTGAACTGAAAGCTGCAGAGAGGAGGATGGGACACCAGATGATGGAAACCAAAGCAATACCATTTGTTAACCAAGCTTTAGAAAGCTGCATTGAGAGGTTGCCTCCTAAGGAATGCTTCATAGAGTTTCCCTTAGGCctttccctccttttcttttttctaataAAAAGTTAATAAACTACAGGGTCATAACATAGGCCAACCAGCCCCAAATAGTTTGCTTTTTTGTCCAAGATTGCTTGAACTTGCAATTTTATGGAGACCAACATGAGTTTTACAGCAGCTACCTTGCCTATCTGTCTGCATGAACAGAACTGTGACATTTGCCAAATAAATCAAGTCTGCTGCTGTCTTGAAGCTCCATCCACAGTGCTGCCATGCTGAAGGGAAAAGCACAGTAGGTATGTTTAAATTGGAGTAACCTGGCAAATGTCTGCGAGTTCTTGGGACCTGGAGACTGAGCATTTGTCCTGGCAGGAGAACACCCTCAAGTCTCCTAAGACAAAGCACAGTTCCCAGAGCCTGGACATGCAGAACAGCTGAAAGTCTGAGTTTTGAACACATCAGCTCAAGTCCTAGAAGCAGCAAATCTGCATTAGCTCAGAGTTCTATCTAGATTATTACACTCAACAAAACTAACTAGCTGGGCTGGGCCGATAATTAGCAGCTCATTAGCTTGTAAATGCTGCTGAAGTGCTACCAGGACCCATGAAGATTTATGCTTAGCAGGAAAAAACATATATTAAACAGCATCAAAAACAGATAATACTTCTATttaaggtgggtttttttttaaatccagaacAGTCTTTTAGCCTAATTTCTGTTAGGAAAGCTGACCATAGCAAGCCAGAGGAAGAGAGGAAGGTGGCCAGCAACCCCAAAAGGAGGGGGCACAGAATTCTGTAGCACGAGCCAATCTCCTTCACAATCCCCCAGTTgcttctgcccagccctgcttcaGTTGTAGCCAGCCATGACACAGCTGGACTCAAAAGCAGCAGTTCACCCTCCCTCCCAGTGGATCTGCACTTCAGACTATGACATCCACAAAGACACTCCAACTAAGTAACTTGCAAAAGCAATAACTAATCACATACACAACTCTGGAACATCAAGCCTTTACACTGAGATCTTACTCCCCTTAACTCTTTGCAAGGATTCACTTTGCTAGTCTCATAGTGAATCAGGGTAGGATAAGCTTCAATTATGTGAACACAGAGTAAGACACTGAAGATAGAGACAAAACCACAAGCAGAGGGCTGAACAATACAGACTTGGAGTTATTTCAAATCAGAACAGTCTGGGAGCTGACTCTTTGCAAAGATGTGTAACTGTGGTAGTTGACAGCAGTGGGAAATTAAGTCATCCTGGGCACATCTGCATTGTCAGCTTAATGCAGCACTGAGTTTACTCTTGAAGCTCAGTcctgccagcagccccagagcagtgTTCTGTTCCCTGGTACCACAGAGCTTGAGAGCTCAAGGAACAGCCTAAGGGACATAGGTGGTGCAACCTGTCTACTTATTCTACACCTTTCTGTAGCATATTTTTACAGCAACAATGGTATTTCGAAGTTGCAAACTGCAAGAAGCATTCACTTGAACAAAACTAGCACCAACATAACCACAGGCCTGCAGTGAAGGCTACAGCCTGGTCCATTCAAAGATGCTGCCTCATGGGGGTTGGCAGAGGATGCAGCCTTGCACTCCCTCACACAACTGGAGCGGCAATCACTCCAGAAGGGCTTGTGACATGCCACTGCAGCATTCTAGTGACAGCAGAACAATGTTGTCTGTTCTTTAAGTCCCTAGGAAAGGTGGAAAGCAAGGGATAAAAACTGACACTTACGTTAACAAGTTGATGTTTCAATGCCAGAGGCTTCAAGTGGCAGAACGTTTCTCTGGATCCTGTGAGACTGGAGCTGCCAGCCAGCCAAGTGTGCTGATGCCAAGCTACAAACTGACCTCACAGCCAGGAGGATGCTGAATCACATGGTCATGAGAAGATGACAGGCCCCTGTACCACACAGTCCATAAACTGCAGCCTTCATACCTTCCCAACCAGTCTGTTTGCCCTGCTCAATAAAGATGTGAAAGGTGACATCAGTGGTGGCAGGCTCATTCCCCCCTACACCAGCAAAAGAGTTGTGCCAGTAATTCCCACTAGCACTGGGATCCTGCAATTACATATCCTCCATAAATGCAATTAGGCACTTTCTGACAGCAGCACTCAACAAAAATTTAATTGAGATGTCTGCATGGATTTGGTGCCAAATGAAAGGAAACTCTGACACGGCAGTAAACAGCTTCATCACAATCTCCTCCAGGAGGGAAGCAGTGAAAATCACTTCCTTCATGGGAAGGGTAAAAAAAAAGGCTAACAATAGAATAAGTTAAGCTCCTTTTAAGTTACTATAAAATGTATTGCTTTATGTATTGTTTCTTGAAATGCCTTAAATTTTCCAAAGACATCCAGTCTAAGGCAGTGAATATGAGAGAAAGAATGAACCATCAGCCCAAACTATTATAGATTGATGAAGCTATGGACAACCATAAGCTTGGATTTGTGCTCATCCAGGTCCCTGGGAACTGGTCTTAGTGAAAAAAGGATGAAGGAACATGCTGCATTGTACTCAGCAAAAACTGCTGGACACAGCAGCTGAAAAACAGTTTTCTGTATCTCTGCCCAGCATGAACATGCAGCAGTCAGATAATTAATGTGCACTTACAACACAAGAAGTCTTTACTATCACAAGTTTGTAGTGGCCCCATCACTCACATGGCTGAGGTAAACAGCAAGGATTACTGGTCAGAGCATATGAGACACTGAAGTTCAATTTACTAAAGATTACCTCCCTTGGAGAAGCCACATGGACTTAACTTGAGTGACAGCACAGTCTGACACAGAGAAAAGTCACGAATGACAAATGCCAAGGAACATACACTGGAAGAGACCATTTCACTTCCTGATGCATTTTCTGGATCCTCGTGGGTTATGGAAAATACCCAAGCATTGCATGGCAAAATTTAAAAAGCACAGAAAATGCTGTGAAGCAGAGGGGAAAAGCAGAAAGGAACAATAGGAGACTTCACACAACTTGATAAGCAATCTTGTTGGTTTTGGTGCTCAGAGAACTTCCTACTTCTCTTCCAGATAATAGAGATGCTTAACACAACAAGTGATACACAATAGATAAATAGACTTCCCCTTTTCTCTGGTATTTGGAGAGAGAATCAGAAAGGAACTATCAATGATGTTCATAAGGAAATGCATAAACTACAGGAGCTCCCAGTCAGTAAAAGGTAGCCAAAGACAGGTAATATAAAAGTCCCTCAAGTCTCATTGATTCTTAATGACTCTTGAGCTCAGATTCCTAGCAAAGATCAGGGTTTCTGAGAATTTTATCTCAAGAGCATAAGAGGAGTTCTACAAGCTACCTGTATGCAAATAGACAGCAGGCACTGGGAGCTTGCCCTATCCCCTTCCCAACACACTGGAACCTTCTGTAGGAACCAGCTCTGCTCTTCTCACACTACATTACAACTGTGGGCTGAAACTCCAAGGccaagaaggaaaacaaagagaGGTTCTTTCAGCTGGGTAACAGCTGGGTAGCAGAGGAAATTCAAGCAGCCTAGGGACTTTTATTTCTGTTATGATGTAGGCCTGGACCACTACAATCCAGTTCATGGCCTATGTGTTGTTCACACAAATCTGGTCTGAACACATCTGAAGAAGAGGCTGATGCAGTGTCTCTGAATGCAATCCACTGGGGTGGCACAGCTAAATACCTACTGAGCTTTTCCACCTGTCAGTCTGAGCAACCTCAATGTCTTCCAGTGGTACTTCAAACAATCACAACCTACAGGTTTTGCGGCTTCAAGGATTTCTGACCTGCTCTGTAGCTCACATCAGGCAAGTATTGCCCTGAATCTAAACAGGGCACACTTAGGTCAATGCTAGTCCTTGAAAagcaggctctgctgggcagaaTCCCTGAAAGAAGCTATGAAGCTGATGACTTAGGAGCTACCTAATAGTT
The sequence above is a segment of the Melospiza melodia melodia isolate bMelMel2 chromosome 8, bMelMel2.pri, whole genome shotgun sequence genome. Coding sequences within it:
- the PLEKHM3 gene encoding pleckstrin homology domain-containing family M member 3 isoform X3 codes for the protein MLMWYLLNSSRRLEPTAAQDMEALEVDDISPALEVTEDFFNSFDTKLEKIVQPSEVYGVQEVPELVGHEVFDQITESRNLRNVTSLAKSSLIWDHCKNGLLETKAQTVFPAKDQCMVQRGTAADNLAWAGEGDTTAFNIFKICQRRRDRPRSVNDILVQNEEASMFKPGHNRSRSDISHVNWRVVFTGTSLQQPPAPGQDNNCALLSYLALTNGGDIQGNTEHKTVFSNLLKKGYLEVRRDNDSYWQTCYAELSQYKLYLYCLDSSGNQTLPTVYPLMRFQRVAVTGGMETKVVDTVLSDSSQLQLKAESSWETLDWGQKLWEAVHASGPAFTRQQEKLENVPKPENNSDLSQTNGVLEKPMELFLSMNLTENTKEYQNILKSGTLYRLTVQNNWKAFTFVLNRSYLMAFQPGRLDEDPLLSYNVDVCLSVQTDTQDGCDSCFQVIFPQDVLRLRAETRQRAQEWMEALKAAANATRSLTQNPQVTLRNKPGARPFGSDLRKSKRQSVTTSFLSILTTLSLERGLTVQSFKCAGCQRSIGLSNGKAKVCSYSGWYYCSTCHVDDNFLIPARLVHNWDTSKYKVSKQAKEFLEYVYEEPLIDIQQENPMLYSHAEPLATVVRLRQQLKSLRAYLFSCRAAVAEDLRRRIFPREYLLQQIHLYSLADLQQVIEGKLAPFLGKVIKFATSHVYSCSLCSQKGFICEICNNGEILYPFEDISTSRCESCGAVFHSECKVKAVPCPRCVRKELQKKQKSFWRQLNMDENFEESCNMFELSYQNT